A stretch of Desulfuromonas acetoxidans DSM 684 DNA encodes these proteins:
- a CDS encoding FeoA family protein: protein MIHLNNPQQTIPLSQLAEQHKAIVHACSAGGALKQKLLNMGFIPGAEILMIRNAPLRDPIEIGIQNYFLSLRRSEAEMILVEQL from the coding sequence ATGATCCACCTCAATAATCCACAACAGACCATCCCGCTGTCGCAACTGGCCGAACAGCATAAAGCCATTGTCCACGCCTGCTCCGCCGGGGGCGCGCTCAAGCAGAAACTTCTCAACATGGGGTTTATTCCCGGTGCTGAGATTCTGATGATTCGCAACGCTCCTTTACGTGACCCTATTGAAATTGGAATTCAAAACTATTTTCTTTCACTGCGCCGCAGCGAAGCGGAAATGATTCTGGTGGAACAATTATGA